A section of the Oreochromis niloticus isolate F11D_XX unplaced genomic scaffold, O_niloticus_UMD_NMBU tig00006725_pilon, whole genome shotgun sequence genome encodes:
- the LOC109197977 gene encoding zinc finger BED domain-containing protein 1-like: protein MIARVLEQMKAISQVLTGDRHARSLIPTWQDAEVLESIHKALHPLSEFTDALSGEEYVSISYLKPVLHLLATSVLAEDAEDTDLTRSIKTKVLAYLNDKYSDLNTQELLDVASFMDPRFKTQYISADNLPAIKARLKTEMVESARRTHNQEKRSRTETAQNSPSAQASGERQRRLLVVFLKPVRPLQLCLCHLKMSWRQS from the exons ATGATTGCCAGAGTGCTGGAACAGATGAAAGCCATATCGCAGGTATTGACAGGTGACCGACATGCACGCTCCCTCATCCCAACCTGGCAGGATGCTGAAGTGTTGGAGTCCATTCATAAGGCACTGCATCCTCTCTCCGAATTTACTGATGCTCTTTCTGGAGAAGAGTATGTGAGCATCTCCTACCTCAAGCCAGTTCTCCATCTTCTGGCAACATCAGTCTTGGCTGAAGATGCTGAGGACACTGATCTGACTAGATCAATTAAAACCAAGGTCCTGGCATACCTCAACGACAAGTATAGTGACCTCAACACCCAGGAGCTTTTGGATGTTGCGTCGTTCATGGACCCTAGGTTCAAAACGCAATACATCAGCGCAGACAACCTTCCTGCCATTAAGGCCCGACTGAAGACAGAAATGGTGGAATCGGCTAGACGTACACATAATCAG GAGAAGAGGTCTCGCACTGAAACTGCTCAAAATTCTCCAAGTGCACAGGCCTCTGGGGAAAGGCAAAGAAGACTCTTGGTAGTCTTTTTAAAACCAGTGCGGCCTCTTCAGCTTTGCCTCTGCCACTTGAAGATGTCGTGGAGGCAGAGTTGA